In Astyanax mexicanus isolate ESR-SI-001 chromosome 5, AstMex3_surface, whole genome shotgun sequence, a single window of DNA contains:
- the ccdc40 gene encoding coiled-coil domain-containing protein 40: MENGGEDGGKQERETEGLPVEAEGAAEGSGPVSQTHTEASGSETSPLTHTHSAQDSSTLPDPPPSSLHLTLANSTTALISGERDERSMMMQSEDEEEEDDDKDLIVLDPEHPLMKRFQSALEKHLTDQLKRLDHEFREKEAQEKAKRSQKESLAVELHSAQQGLAKMQAALEVRRDASAQASAWRRDAQEQLEDTRNQYSTVAEQTSKQRAEVSELQSEEDKLAQNLLYMQDVTSDLRSDITVMKNATRKAQSEKLQAEQQKQKQDLYVERLVKQEEKLKEQINLYEVQTLAQAEETQAAKDALAEAQLGMDSLAVERKQLLQQWNSSLMETNKRDEAFTAMQEALRQANLQMRALDTEAEGYKRLIVKEQEQNELLTIRLNRAQLNSATCRKLITHSSSQQEALQVMYSTCSRTLQETEKSLNRVTAEYSTCQSELAVLRKRLAEALSVRLDLEEKIMKKMQEQLTHDNAAKYSKQLSNKTASHQREREAQHSKLESELAAVTLEVNQLTLRLEALAGLQADLEKEICHRHQLLTAREAEAAKYVIAIERKQATINEYNKKIQQIVASTGLEDLSPLEIQVSNLNEQLKEVGAETKEKQRILLWQQGELVKLSQERQAQNSAVLTLHTQLTILQQKKIKIESKVKQEQRGLAELERFSKSLRLDMQKLQSLVNQNSQLSQELQQSLILTEKSFIHELKDAERESVGMQLHWEKLQEEKERLLNSLMEAERQILLWEKKIQLVRETRSTVDTEVGKGDICTMKAEIHRMELRYGKLSKQKEQLMREMEAAVARRESIVVRIEAQGRSDRKQPTHSSLHHTLQGLRRSILHTHKQAEECDGVIPELQYEKNSLIESLREKQLHISAIHNTCTSLSTKLQDLQETREGNLTRLLALQSRAKHLQAVKEGRYSATASGEAALEQAMQKQHERLHSVSGILRRAMQDFPQQRSTLQKIHLVLSSRRQREDSSST; the protein is encoded by the exons ATGGAGAATGGTGGGGAAGATGGAGGAAAGCAGGAGAGGGAGACGGAGGGTCTTCCAGTGGAAGCAGAGGGGGCTGCAGAG GGTTCAGGCCCAGTTTCACAAACTCACACTGAAGCCAGCGGTTCAGAGACAtctcccctcacacacactcactcag CGCAGGACAGCAGTACCCTGCCTGATCCTCCACCGTCATCTCTGCACCTCACATTGGCCAATTCCACA ACGGCTCTCATAAGTggcgagagagacgagagaagcATGATGATGCAGAGtgaggatgaagaagaagaagatgacgaTAAAGATCTTATCGTATTGGACCCTGAGCAT CCACTGATGAAGAGATTCCAGTCTGCCCTGGAAAAACACCTCACAGACCAGCTGAAGAGACTTGATCACGAGTTCCGGGAGAAG GAGGCGCAGGAGAAAGCAAAGCGTAGCCAGAAAGAGAGTCTGGCTGTAGAGCTGCACTCTGCGCAGCAGGGACTGGCTAAAATGCAGGCAGCTCTGGAAGTCCGTCGTGATGCCAGTGCCCAGGCCAGTGCCTGGAGGAGAGATGCCCAGGAGCAGCTGGAGGATACCAGGaaccagtacagtacagtagcagaACAAACCAGCAAACAGCGCGCAGAGG TATCAGAGCTGCAGTCGGAGGAAGACAAGCTGGCTCAAAATCTGCTGTACATGCAGGACGTGACGTCTGATCTTCGGTCTGATATTACTGTCATGAAGAACGCAACCCGCAAAGCACAGTCAGAGAAACTGCAAGCTGaacagcaaaagcaaaagcaG GACCTGTATGTGGAGCGTTTGGTGAAGCAGGAGGAGAAGCTAAAGGAGCAGATCAATCTGTATGAGGTCCAGACACTCGCACAGGCTGAGGAGACGCAGGCGGCTAAAGACGCCCTAGCTGAG GCTCAGTTGGGCATGGACTCTCTGGCAGTGGAGCGTAAGCAGTTGCTGCAGCAGTGGAACAGCAGCCTGATGGAAACGAACAAGAGAGACGAGGCTTTCACTGCCATGCAGGAGgcactgag ACAAGCCAATCTGCAGATGCGTGCCCTGGATACGGAGGCAGAGGGCTATAAGCGGTTGATCGTGAAAGAGCAAGAGCAGAACGAGCTGTTGACCATCCGGCTAAACCGTGCACAGCTCAACAGTGCCACGTGCCGCAAACTCATCACGCATTCAAGCAGCCAACAGGAGGCTCTGCAGGTCATGTACAGCACATGCTCACGCACACTGCAGGAGACCGAGAAGAGCCTGAACAGAGTGACTGCG gaGTACAGCACATGTCAGTCTGAGTTGGCTGTTCTGAGGAAGCGGTTGGCGGAGGCATTGTCAGTGCGTTTGGATCTGGAAGAGAAGATTATGAAGAAGATGCAGGAGCAGCTCACTCATGATAATGCAGCAAAATACTCAAAACAGCTCAGCAACAAGACAGCCTCTCaccagagagagagg GAGGCCCAACATTCTAAGCTGGAAAGTGAACTGGCGGCAGTAACACTGGAGGTCAACCAATTGACACTGCGTTTGGAGGCATTGGCCGGCCTGCAGGCTGATTTGGAAAAGGAAATATGTCATCGGCATCAACTGCTGACCGCCAGAGAGGCTGAGGCGGCCAAATATGTCATCGCCATTGAGCGCAAGCAGGCCACAATCAATGAGTACAACAAGAAGATCCAGCAGATTGTAGCAAGCACTGGG CTTGAAGACCTGAGCCCTCTGGAGATTCAGGTCAGCAACCTGAACGAGCAGCTGAAGGAGGTGGGAGCGGAGACTAAAGAGAAGCAGCGGATCCTTCTGTGGCAACAAGGGGAGCTAGTGAAACTAAGTCAGGAAAGACAAGCCCAGAACAGTGCAGTACTTACCTTGCACACACAACTCACTATACTACAGCAGAAGAAGATCAAGATAGAGA gtaaGGTTAAGCAGGAGCAGCGTGGTTTAGCTGAGTTGGAGCGATTCTCTAAATCTTTGAGGCTGGACATGCAGAAACTGCAGTCGCTGGTGAATCAAAACTCACAGCTGAGCCAAGAATTGCAGCAGAGCCTCATCCTTACGGAGAAAAGCTTTATACACGAGCTAAAG gacgcAGAGAGAGAGTCTGTGGGGATGCAGCTACATTGGGAGAAGCtccaggaggagaaggagagactGCTTAACAGCCTGATGGAGGCAGA GCGTCAGATTTTGCTGTGGGAGAAGAAAATTCAGCTGGTTCGTGAGACCCGCTCCACTGTGGACACGGAGGTTGGGAAGGGAGACATTTGCACCATGAAGGCGGAGATACACCgcatggag ttgcGTTATGGAAAGCTGTCAAAGCAGAAGGAACAGCTGATGAGGGAGATGGAGGCGGCGGTGGCCAGACGGGAGAGTATCGTCGTTCGCATTGAGGCTCAGGGCCGCAGTGACCGAAAACAACCCACACACTCCAGCCTCCATCACACGCTGCAGGGCCTGCGCCGCAGCATCCTGCACACACACAAG CAAGCGGAGGAGTGTGATGGTGTGATTCCGGAGCTGCAGTATGAGAAGAATTCTCTGATTGAGAGTCTGAGGGAGAAACAGCTACACATCAGTGCCATTCACAACACCTGCACTTCCCTCAGCACTAAGCTACAGGACCTACAGGAGACCAGAGAAGGC AACCTGACTCGGCTTCTGGCTCTGCAGTCCCGGGCAAAGCATCTGCAGGCGGTAAAGGAGGGTCGCTATAGTGCCACAGCGAGCGGAGAGGCTGCGCTGGAACAGGCTATGCAGAAACAGCATGAACGACTGCATTCG GTTAGTGGCATTCTGCGGCGTGCTATGCAGGACTTTCCACAACAGAGGAGCACCCTCCAAAAGATACACCTGGTTCTGTCTTCCCGCAGGCAAAGAGAAGACTCTTCCTCAACCTAA
- the anapc11 gene encoding anaphase-promoting complex subunit 11 isoform X1 → MKVKIKQWNGVASWLWVANDENCGICRAPFNGCCPDCKVPGDDCPLVWGQCSHCFHMHCILKWLNSQQVQQQCPMCRQEWKFKEGETS, encoded by the exons ATGAAGGTGAAGATAAAGCAGTGGAACGGCGTGGCATCCTGGCTGTGGGTGGCCAATGACGAGAACTGTGGCATCTGTAGAGCCCCGTTTAATGGCTGCTGTCCAGACT GTAAAGTCCCTGGTGATGACTGCCCACTGGTCTGGGGTCAGTGCTCACACTGCTTCCACATGCACTGCATTCTGAAGTGGTTGAACTCGCAACAGGTCCAGCAGCAGTGCCCGATGTGTCGCCAGGAGTGGAAGTTCAAAGA GGGAGAAACATCATGA
- the anapc11 gene encoding anaphase-promoting complex subunit 11 isoform X2, with the protein MKVKIKQWNGVASWLWVANDENCGICRAPFNGCCPDCKVPGDDCPLVWGQCSHCFHMHCILKWLNSQQVQQQCPMCRQEWKFKE; encoded by the exons ATGAAGGTGAAGATAAAGCAGTGGAACGGCGTGGCATCCTGGCTGTGGGTGGCCAATGACGAGAACTGTGGCATCTGTAGAGCCCCGTTTAATGGCTGCTGTCCAGACT GTAAAGTCCCTGGTGATGACTGCCCACTGGTCTGGGGTCAGTGCTCACACTGCTTCCACATGCACTGCATTCTGAAGTGGTTGAACTCGCAACAGGTCCAGCAGCAGTGCCCGATGTGTCGCCAGGAGTGGAAGTTCAAAGAGTGA
- the LOC103046605 gene encoding mapk-regulated corepressor-interacting protein 1 has translation MVQFGEISLIISSPAPKMVQNYKQTSGACSPTNTEELLTPAHEENVRFIHYTWQCVMREMQSFQGSENSNKGPQKYVERTPNPNLSSFTPVDLNDVRRRNTQDSKKS, from the exons ATGGTACAATTTGGTGAAATCTCCCTAATCATCAGCTCACCAGCCCCAAAGATGGTGCAGAACTACAAGCAGACCTCCGGTGCCTGCTCGCCAACCAACACAGAAGAACTGCTCACTCCAGCACATGAGGAGAATGTGCGCTTCATTCACTACA CCTGGCAGTGTGTGATGAGAGAGATGCAGTCCTTCCAGGGAAGTGAAAACAGCAATAAAGGACCCCAGAAATATGTGGAGAGGACACCAAACCCCAACCTCAGCT CTTTCACACCAGTGGACCTAAATGACGTCAGGCGGCGGAACACACAGGATTCCAAAAAGTCTTAG